The Stygiolobus azoricus genome window below encodes:
- a CDS encoding triphosphoribosyl-dephospho-CoA synthase, translating to MSLGTLEEFCNSISFILSSSTVEEAFYDKPGNASRRRDIKSVSFKDLVLSALVSKEYYKELCKRGLRREKPLFDSLYKAVLKSMELGVNFAILGTFIQMIPIAYSSISRSLDETLKKASVTIRSLDENDSIYFSKSLQILGLSYLGKIDSGFDYRTIGKVSLYEVLLHSSSDSAVKNMLEDYKYSRLVVDKIEKLGMEKGVLEGFLSVLCQVPDGLIWRKHGGRVAITVSKMSCEALENPKLINELDRFLLENGYNPGSTADIVAVGIAFFKLGEWYGKNGVNYFNSMQRGCDRVP from the coding sequence ATGTCCCTGGGTACATTAGAAGAATTTTGTAACTCTATCTCTTTCATCCTTTCTTCGTCTACTGTAGAAGAAGCATTTTATGATAAACCTGGTAATGCGTCGAGACGGAGGGACATTAAATCTGTAAGCTTTAAGGACTTAGTACTTTCTGCACTAGTATCTAAGGAGTATTATAAAGAATTGTGTAAACGGGGACTTAGGAGAGAGAAACCTTTGTTTGATTCTTTATACAAGGCTGTACTAAAAAGTATGGAATTGGGAGTAAATTTCGCTATTTTAGGCACGTTTATCCAAATGATCCCTATAGCTTATTCCTCTATTTCCAGATCCCTAGATGAGACGCTAAAAAAAGCCTCGGTAACCATCAGGAGTTTAGACGAGAATGACTCCATTTATTTCTCAAAGTCGTTGCAAATATTAGGATTAAGTTACTTGGGCAAGATAGACAGCGGTTTCGACTATAGAACTATAGGAAAAGTCTCCCTTTACGAAGTCTTACTACACTCATCCTCAGATAGTGCAGTCAAAAATATGCTCGAAGATTATAAGTACTCTAGGTTAGTTGTCGATAAGATCGAAAAACTGGGAATGGAAAAAGGTGTACTCGAAGGTTTTCTATCAGTCCTATGTCAAGTCCCTGACGGGCTAATATGGAGAAAGCATGGGGGAAGGGTTGCTATAACAGTTTCTAAAATGTCATGTGAAGCTTTAGAAAATCCGAAATTAATAAATGAACTAGATAGGTTCCTTTTGGAAAATGGATATAACCCGGGCTCTACAGCAGATATAGTGGCTGTGGGGATTGCTTTTTTCAAACTAGGTGAGTGGTATGGCAAAAATGGCGTTAATTACTTTAACTCCATGCAAAGGGGATGTGATAGAGTTCCTTAA
- a CDS encoding nucleotidyltransferase domain-containing protein, translating into MGRDYFLDKDIVVDKERNIYLVFSNVNPYGYIYAMIKYVYTGKGLWKGYERVLKYYGVNNMLKLSQEFLMEPCYGVTFPVLRLSNVSKHLKPEEKALELIKHTSGSKHEISFLELYTALGVRQLGITGSFLAGINHENSDLDIVIYGCEDALYVMNNFEGFEEDRDWIVETSRNYGLTLDFSKQLYDKRTRGAIKGIKFSILFVDPRPERPCKEVCKRKGEITITAEIEKGSCDVLFYPSKVILHNVNVVSGEVGLKPEILVSYEGIYSTLLFKSRKIEAKGMLVECEKPIIVVGDRDVPGYIRRIL; encoded by the coding sequence ATGGGAAGAGATTATTTCCTTGATAAAGACATTGTAGTGGACAAGGAGAGAAACATATACTTAGTATTCTCTAATGTAAACCCTTACGGTTATATCTATGCCATGATAAAGTACGTCTATACGGGAAAGGGATTATGGAAAGGATACGAAAGAGTGCTGAAATATTACGGTGTAAATAACATGCTTAAACTAAGTCAAGAGTTCCTCATGGAACCATGCTACGGTGTAACTTTCCCTGTATTAAGACTTTCCAATGTTTCAAAGCATTTGAAACCAGAAGAAAAAGCGTTAGAATTAATTAAACACACGTCTGGTTCTAAACATGAAATCTCATTTCTCGAACTTTATACAGCCTTAGGAGTAAGGCAATTAGGAATAACGGGGAGCTTTTTAGCGGGGATCAACCATGAAAACTCGGACCTCGATATAGTAATATATGGTTGTGAAGACGCTCTGTATGTTATGAATAACTTTGAGGGATTTGAGGAAGATAGAGATTGGATCGTTGAGACCTCACGTAATTACGGGCTAACTTTAGACTTTTCTAAGCAATTATATGATAAAAGGACTCGGGGGGCTATAAAAGGAATAAAATTCTCTATCCTCTTTGTGGATCCAAGACCGGAGAGGCCTTGTAAAGAAGTATGCAAAAGAAAGGGGGAGATTACAATAACGGCTGAGATTGAAAAGGGGAGTTGTGACGTACTATTTTACCCGTCTAAAGTTATTTTGCACAACGTCAACGTGGTCTCAGGAGAAGTGGGACTGAAACCAGAAATTTTAGTGTCTTACGAGGGGATATACTCCACACTCCTCTTTAAATCGAGGAAAATTGAAGCTAAGGGGATGCTAGTTGAATGTGAAAAACCCATCATAGTTGTAGGTGATAGGGATGTCCCTGGGTACATTAGAAGAATTTTGTAA
- a CDS encoding DUF1464 family protein — protein sequence MIFAGVDPGSRTYEFAFVDEMGRIIKFFSFPTELVSKASSTLVKAISDLRPYGVALPSGHGLPFKRVSEITDKDIFLMTLKDPEIEGPLRNFIISAKLLHNAFTVPGVIELKSVDESKKINLVDMGTADKVASAFFYRTMYDSFVLVEVGSSFSSFLVIIDGRVIDGLGGSILPGLNSAGFLDGEVAYLLCKYSKISKETIYTRGNWALGLKLLQILSEWYSAHYNIPIIISGSKKWEVPFGIKHNFKFKESAVGSAYIANSLFGGIFRDYVDFLESSGTPIDYVRLKGWEEIISLIKTL from the coding sequence ATGATTTTTGCTGGAGTTGACCCCGGTAGTAGGACGTATGAATTCGCCTTTGTCGACGAAATGGGGAGGATAATAAAGTTTTTCTCCTTTCCTACAGAGCTAGTCAGTAAAGCATCAAGTACTCTGGTCAAAGCTATATCCGACCTTAGACCTTATGGAGTAGCACTACCTTCAGGACACGGGTTGCCGTTTAAGAGGGTTTCAGAAATCACTGATAAAGACATTTTCCTCATGACCCTAAAAGACCCTGAGATTGAAGGTCCTCTACGAAATTTTATAATTTCAGCTAAGTTATTACATAACGCCTTTACCGTACCTGGAGTTATAGAGTTGAAGAGCGTAGATGAGAGCAAGAAAATTAACCTCGTAGACATGGGGACTGCTGATAAAGTTGCTTCAGCTTTCTTCTATAGAACCATGTACGATAGTTTTGTCTTAGTTGAAGTAGGTTCTTCTTTTTCGTCATTTCTAGTAATAATTGACGGGAGAGTTATAGACGGGTTAGGAGGAAGCATATTGCCTGGATTAAACTCGGCTGGTTTCCTAGATGGTGAAGTGGCTTACTTATTATGCAAATACTCAAAGATAAGCAAAGAAACTATATATACTCGAGGAAATTGGGCTTTGGGATTAAAACTCTTACAAATACTCTCGGAGTGGTATTCTGCTCATTATAACATACCGATCATAATATCTGGTAGTAAAAAGTGGGAAGTACCTTTCGGAATTAAGCATAACTTCAAATTTAAGGAGTCTGCTGTAGGTTCGGCATATATAGCTAATTCTTTATTCGGAGGGATATTCAGAGATTATGTTGACTTCCTCGAAAGCTCAGGCACACCAATAGATTACGTGAGGTTGAAAGGATGGGAAGAGATTATTTCCTTGATAAAGACATTGTAG